From the genome of Sulfurimonas paralvinellae:
CCCCTTCAGGTAGATCTGCAGATACAAGAGGGAGAATTCGTTGCACTCAGCGGTACAAGCGGCAGTGGGAAAACAACACTCCTGCGAATCTTGGCAGGTCTTGAAGAAGCATCAGGCGAGATTCAGGTCGGCAGTGAAATCTGGCTGCGTGAGCAAAAAGCACTGCCGCCGCAAAAAAGAGAGATAGGCTTTGTATTTCAGGATTATGCCCTTTTTGAGAACATGACCATCGAGCAAAATCTCCTCTTCGTTGCCAATAATACAAACCTTGCTGCACATCTTTTGGAACTTACCGAATTGCGTGAGCTTAAAAACAGGTACCCCTCTTCACTCAGCGGGGGACAAAAACAGCGCGTGAGCATCTGCCGCGCTCTGATGCGAAAACCAAAAATCTTGCTGCTCGATGAGCCTCTCTCCGCACTCGATGCTGCCATGCGTGCAAAACTCCAAAATGAACTGCTCACACTGCACAAAGAGTTTGGTACGACTACCATTATGGTCAGCCACGATCCAAGTGAGATATATCGCTTGGCTTCACGTGTTGTTGTCTTGGATAACGGCAGCATAACCAATGACGGAAAACCGACCGAAGTCCTTCTCAAACGCCAAGGGAGTCAAAAGTTCTCATTTGAAGGAGAATTGCTTGAGATAAAAAAGGTTGATGTTATTTATATTGCTATTGTAGCCATCGGTCAACAGTTAGTCGAAATTGTAATATCACAAGAAGAAGCAAAAAACCTTCAAATCGGAGACACAGTCAATGTTTCAACAAAGGCTTTCAACCCAAATTTAACATAATTATCCCCCCTATATTTTTAATAATTTTTTAATATTAAAAGTGATATTATGATTAATATAACTATTTTTAATATTAAGGATAAAAATTGTCCTCTAATTTTTGGGAAATATTACTAGTTGATGACGATGAAAAATTTCATCAGATAGTAGCAGAAAGTTTTGATGAAATTTTCATAAACGATAAAAAAGTAAAAATGCTTCATGCCAGAAATGCACAAGAAGCAAAAAAAATTTTACAACAATATTCTGATATTGCCATTGCCTTTATAGATATTGCCATGCATACACCTGATGCCGGCTTAGACTTAGTAAACTACATAAGACAGACACTTTACAATAGTTCTATGCGAATTGTAATCATTAACAGTGATGATTCACCTGTACCCGCAAGTGATATTATAGCCCATTATGATATCAACGATTATAAAGACAGCCGATGCATAAAATCCCAAAGACTTTTTACAACTATTCGTACGGCTATTAAACAATACCAACAATTTAAAGACCTCAAAGACAAAAGAGATGAAATCTATAAAAAAATGACGACGAATGAAATCACCTCATTACCCAATAGAATGAAACTCAGCGAAAATCTTGACACTATCGGAGGGAAATCTCTTATCCTTATCAATATTGATGATTTTAGCCTTATTAATAATCACAACGGTTTTGAATTTGGTGATGAAGTTTTAAAATCTTTTGCCAAATTTCTCATTGAAAAATATTCCAGATATGCTGAAGTCTATCATTTAGAAGCAGATAAATTTGCTTTATTATGCCTGCAATCAGACACGAGTCATACGCAAGAAGAGAGTATATCAATAATTAAAGAAGATATATACAAACATGAATTTAATGTAAAAGATGTAAAATTTCACTTAACCGCAACACTTGGAGCTGTTTTAGATGAGCGAGGCAATATCATCCAAAAAGCTGAATTTGCATTAAAAGAAGCAAGGCTTTATGGTAAAAACAATGCAAAGAAATATAGTGATGACTTACAGATAGTAAGAACAATTCACTCAAATTCCATATGGACAGGTCGTATTCGAGAAGCTATTGCACACAACAACATACTAGCATACTTTCAACCCATACAAAATGCTAAAAATGGAAAAATAGAAAAATATGAAACCCTTGTCCGCTTAAAATATGAAAATGAAATATACTCTCCTTTTCATTTTTTAGATGCCGCGCTGTATAGCGGACAAATGTTTGAAATATTCAAAGTAATGTTAAGTGGAGCCTGCCAAAAAGCACAGACAACAGCTTCTGTTCTCAGTATTAATATAAGTGAATATGATTTAAAACATCCTAAATTTCTTCAAACCATTCATAAAACCATACAATCATATGACATTTCTTCTCAACAGATTGTTTTTGAAATTCTTGAAAATAATAGTATCTCAAGGGATAAAAACATACAAAATACACTCAATATCCTCCATCAAGATGGTTTCAACTTAGCTATAGATGATTTTGGAGCTGATTGTTCCAACTTTGCACAACTCAACAACTTACCAATCAATTTCATAAAGATAGACGGCCAGTTTATCAAAAATATTATTGAAGATAAAAATTCACAAATCGTGACAAAAACCATACTCGATTATGCTCATCAAAAAGGTATTCCTGTTGTCGCAGAGTTTGTTTGTTCAAAAGAGATCTATGAGTATGTCAAAGAGATAGGTGTAGATTTTCTACAAGGCTATTATATTTCCGAACCTAAACCCGAACTAATCTAACTTCATCACTTAATATATAACATATACAGCCTTCTACAGTACATCCAGTTATCTCTTCCACTGCTTACGGTGTTTGTCCTGAAAGTTCATGGCGCTTGTATAATCTATCAGGTTTAAAAAATTCTGCTACTCAATGACGGAAAACCGTCAGAAGTCCTTCTCAAACGACAAGAAAGTCAAAAGTTCTCGTTTGAAGGTGAACTGCTCGAGATAAAAAAGTCAATGTTATCTATATTGCCATTGTCACCATCGAGCAACAGCTCACAGAAGTTGTCCTCTCTAAAGACGAAGCAGCCAAACTCACAGTCGTTGTGATACAGTGACGCTTAGTATAAAAGCCTTTCAACCAACGCTATCTTCTTAGCTTCTTTTAATTCCATTATGTTATTATTTAACATTTCAAAATAAAAAGGATCTCTTTTGCAAAGAAAAAGCATATTGAGTGTACTCGGAATCGCGCTGATGTTGAGTGCCTGTGCAACTGTACAAAAAAGTGAAGAACATGAGGTGCCAAAAAGCTCTGCTGTTGTTAAGAGTAAGAGCATAGAAGCAAAAGAAGCCAACGCTGGCAAACCGACCGGAATCAAAAGAAAAGTGGCTATCGCCCGTTTTACAAATGAAACACGCTATGGACAGAGTTTTTTCATTGATAAAGACAACAACCGTATCGGAAAACAGGCAATGGATATTCTCTCTGCAAAACTGTTCCAGACAGGAAAGTTCATCATGCTTGAACGTGCTGATCTATCAAAGATAGATGATGAACTCAAGATGAAAGATCATAAAAAACTTGACAATGCCGCTGATTATATCATTCTGGGTTCCATCACGGAATTTGGACGTAAAGAGGTGAGTGATGTCGGTCTATTCAGCCGTGTTAAAAAACAGGAAGCCTTTGCCCGTGTGCATATCCGCATCGTCGATGTAAGCACCGGAGAGATCATCTACTCAGACGAAGGTAAAGGAACTGCTTTTAGTGAAGCAGGAAATGTAATGGGTGTCGGTGACAAAGCGGGATACGATTCACAACTCAACGATAAAGCCATTGATGCAGCCATTTCCGATCTTGCTTCAAATATCATCGAACATATGCTTGACAAACCATGGAGAGGCTACATTTTGGATTACCAAGACGGCAATCTCATCATTTCTGGCGGAAAAAGCCAAAACATCAAAGCAGGCGATAGATTTGA
Proteins encoded in this window:
- a CDS encoding ABC transporter ATP-binding protein, whose translation is MIDIKIQKKLYGAKGLMPLQVDLQIQEGEFVALSGTSGSGKTTLLRILAGLEEASGEIQVGSEIWLREQKALPPQKREIGFVFQDYALFENMTIEQNLLFVANNTNLAAHLLELTELRELKNRYPSSLSGGQKQRVSICRALMRKPKILLLDEPLSALDAAMRAKLQNELLTLHKEFGTTTIMVSHDPSEIYRLASRVVVLDNGSITNDGKPTEVLLKRQGSQKFSFEGELLEIKKVDVIYIAIVAIGQQLVEIVISQEEAKNLQIGDTVNVSTKAFNPNLT
- a CDS encoding EAL domain-containing response regulator, encoding MSSNFWEILLVDDDEKFHQIVAESFDEIFINDKKVKMLHARNAQEAKKILQQYSDIAIAFIDIAMHTPDAGLDLVNYIRQTLYNSSMRIVIINSDDSPVPASDIIAHYDINDYKDSRCIKSQRLFTTIRTAIKQYQQFKDLKDKRDEIYKKMTTNEITSLPNRMKLSENLDTIGGKSLILINIDDFSLINNHNGFEFGDEVLKSFAKFLIEKYSRYAEVYHLEADKFALLCLQSDTSHTQEESISIIKEDIYKHEFNVKDVKFHLTATLGAVLDERGNIIQKAEFALKEARLYGKNNAKKYSDDLQIVRTIHSNSIWTGRIREAIAHNNILAYFQPIQNAKNGKIEKYETLVRLKYENEIYSPFHFLDAALYSGQMFEIFKVMLSGACQKAQTTASVLSINISEYDLKHPKFLQTIHKTIQSYDISSQQIVFEILENNSISRDKNIQNTLNILHQDGFNLAIDDFGADCSNFAQLNNLPINFIKIDGQFIKNIIEDKNSQIVTKTILDYAHQKGIPVVAEFVCSKEIYEYVKEIGVDFLQGYYISEPKPELI
- a CDS encoding CsgG/HfaB family protein yields the protein MQRKSILSVLGIALMLSACATVQKSEEHEVPKSSAVVKSKSIEAKEANAGKPTGIKRKVAIARFTNETRYGQSFFIDKDNNRIGKQAMDILSAKLFQTGKFIMLERADLSKIDDELKMKDHKKLDNAADYIILGSITEFGRKEVSDVGLFSRVKKQEAFARVHIRIVDVSTGEIIYSDEGKGTAFSEAGNVMGVGDKAGYDSQLNDKAIDAAISDLASNIIEHMLDKPWRGYILDYQDGNLIISGGKSQNIKAGDRFDVYVQGKKVTNPQTHMTITLPGKKLATIEVVTTLGDRPENEVSLTKIVSGNLDSYIKSKDFSKLYIEVGASK